In one Desulfoferula mesophila genomic region, the following are encoded:
- a CDS encoding acetyl-CoA decarbonylase/synthase complex subunit delta — protein MAFEIPTIKYAGAIKQVTLGKGDKALKVGGETAYPFHSWEGKTPSRPIIAMEVWDFEPTEWPEAAKAPFEGVLGDPAAWAKKNVEEYGADAIVVQLKSTDPNGMDASPEAASEAVGKVLGAVDVPVIVWGSANPAKDAEVLKKIAEDYAGKNLLLGPVDEDNHKQIGAAALAYDQSLISSSPIDVNLAKQLNILLGNLGVSLDRLVIDPTTGGLGYGMEYSYSVMERIRAAALVQDDDKLVLPMINNVGNEVWKCKEANQTNEDAPELGDAMKRGVYMETAAAVSYLLAGSDVLLIRHPETVKQIKAFISAIMADRAPAAEKAAVDRPKAAALAGAKPKAAPKPAAAAPKPAAAAPKPAAAAPKLAAVPEPEAAPAAAAPAADPEAEAKAKAAAEAKAAADAEAKKKADAEAAAKAAADAEEAKKKAVADAEAARQAEKDKERAELDALRAKRREERMAHLREEHEAPEGEEGVEYGEPRPAGVAGPDAVFVLKSLSRWRLRGDGVMRK, from the coding sequence CCCTTCCACTCCTGGGAAGGTAAGACCCCGTCTCGCCCCATCATCGCCATGGAGGTTTGGGACTTCGAGCCCACCGAGTGGCCCGAGGCGGCCAAGGCTCCCTTTGAGGGCGTGTTGGGCGATCCCGCGGCCTGGGCCAAAAAGAACGTGGAAGAGTACGGGGCCGACGCCATCGTGGTGCAGCTGAAATCCACCGACCCCAACGGCATGGACGCCTCCCCCGAGGCCGCCAGCGAGGCGGTGGGCAAGGTGCTGGGCGCGGTGGACGTGCCGGTCATCGTCTGGGGCAGCGCCAACCCGGCCAAGGACGCCGAGGTGCTCAAGAAGATCGCCGAGGACTACGCGGGCAAAAACCTGCTGTTGGGCCCGGTGGACGAGGACAACCACAAGCAGATCGGCGCGGCCGCCCTGGCCTATGACCAGTCACTGATCTCCTCCAGCCCCATCGACGTGAACCTGGCCAAGCAGCTCAACATTCTCTTGGGCAACCTGGGCGTCTCCCTGGACCGCCTGGTCATCGACCCCACCACCGGCGGGCTGGGCTACGGCATGGAGTACAGCTACTCGGTGATGGAACGCATCCGGGCCGCCGCCCTGGTGCAGGACGACGACAAGCTGGTGCTGCCCATGATCAACAACGTGGGCAACGAGGTCTGGAAGTGCAAGGAAGCCAACCAGACCAACGAGGACGCCCCCGAGCTGGGCGACGCCATGAAGCGCGGCGTGTACATGGAAACCGCCGCCGCGGTCAGCTACCTGCTGGCCGGCAGCGACGTGCTGCTCATCCGTCACCCCGAGACGGTCAAGCAGATCAAGGCCTTCATCAGCGCGATCATGGCTGATCGCGCCCCGGCCGCCGAAAAGGCCGCCGTGGACCGTCCCAAGGCCGCCGCCCTGGCCGGCGCCAAGCCCAAGGCCGCGCCCAAGCCCGCCGCCGCCGCGCCCAAGCCCGCTGCCGCCGCGCCCAAGCCCGCTGCCGCCGCGCCCAAGCTGGCCGCGGTTCCCGAGCCCGAGGCCGCTCCGGCCGCCGCCGCTCCCGCGGCAGACCCCGAGGCCGAAGCCAAGGCCAAGGCCGCCGCCGAAGCCAAGGCCGCCGCTGACGCCGAGGCCAAGAAGAAGGCCGATGCCGAGGCCGCCGCCAAGGCCGCCGCTGACGCCGAGGAGGCCAAGAAGAAGGCCGTGGCCGACGCCGAAGCCGCCCGCCAGGCCGAAAAGGACAAGGAGCGGGCCGAGCTGGACGCTCTCAGGGCCAAGCGGCGCGAAGAGCGCATGGCCCATCTTCGCGAGGAGCACGAGGCCCCAGAGGGCGAAGAAGGCGTGGAATACGGCGAGCCCCGTCCGGCGGGGGTGGCCGGACCGGACGCGGTGTTCGTTCTCAAGTCCCTCAGCCGCTGGCGCCTGCGCGGCGACGGCGTGATGCGCAAATAA
- the cooS gene encoding anaerobic carbon-monoxide dehydrogenase catalytic subunit yields MSADEIKVTAASKKEKKANPKESSVDQATIQMLAKAQADNVETIFDRALTMKPCNIGEQGTCCKTCSQGPCRLPLPKKGIEGVDTRKGLCGATPETIAARNFARMVAAGAAAHSDHGRGVAEVFLAAARKETEDYGIQDVEKLLEVAVDFEVPTTVMVENEAGEKVEQERDIYKIAEEVGVKALGEWGKQEGEIYYAKRAPEARYELWKELDVVPRGIDREIVEIMHRTHMGVDQDYHNIVKQCSRAALGDGWAGSMIATDLQDIMFGTPYPIQGEINLGVLKADEVNIIVHGHEPLLSEMIVVASQDPEMLAYAKTKGAHGITLAGMCCTANEILVRHGLPIAGNYLQQELAIVTGAVDAMVVDVQCIMENIANVADCYHTKVITTNPRAMMESGHTVHIEFDEHHALEDAKRIVKEAIDNFPNRRAEPLIPNVKEKMVVGFSQEAIKYHLGGTFRGSYVPLNDNIINGRIRGIGGVVGCNNARTCHDSAHLTIVKELLKNDVIVLTTGCNAMACGKAGLLTPESAAVYCGPGLAEVCETVGIPPVLHMGSCVDNSRILMAATQVVKAGGLGKDISDLPAAGSAPEWMSEKAISIGHYFVASGVYTIFGVGLPVTGAPRLQKHLFEELEDIYGGMWDLEVDPYEHAKKMIAHIDKKRAALGLDKKKERVLMDMADRQKLDAA; encoded by the coding sequence ATGTCGGCAGACGAGATCAAGGTGACGGCCGCGTCCAAGAAGGAAAAGAAGGCCAATCCCAAGGAATCCAGCGTCGACCAGGCCACCATTCAAATGCTGGCCAAGGCCCAGGCCGATAACGTCGAAACGATTTTCGACCGGGCCCTAACTATGAAACCCTGCAACATCGGCGAGCAAGGAACCTGCTGCAAAACCTGCTCCCAGGGTCCCTGCCGCCTGCCTTTGCCCAAAAAGGGCATCGAGGGCGTCGACACCCGCAAGGGCCTGTGCGGCGCCACTCCCGAAACCATTGCCGCCCGTAACTTCGCCCGCATGGTAGCCGCCGGCGCCGCCGCCCACAGCGACCACGGTCGCGGCGTGGCCGAGGTGTTCCTGGCCGCCGCCCGCAAGGAAACCGAAGACTACGGCATCCAGGATGTGGAAAAGCTCCTGGAAGTCGCCGTGGACTTCGAGGTTCCCACCACCGTGATGGTGGAAAACGAGGCCGGCGAAAAGGTCGAGCAAGAGCGCGACATCTACAAGATCGCCGAGGAAGTGGGCGTCAAGGCCCTGGGCGAGTGGGGCAAGCAGGAAGGCGAGATCTACTACGCCAAGCGCGCTCCCGAAGCCCGCTACGAGCTGTGGAAAGAGCTGGACGTGGTGCCCCGGGGCATCGACCGCGAGATCGTGGAGATCATGCACCGCACCCACATGGGCGTGGACCAGGACTACCACAACATCGTCAAGCAGTGCTCCCGCGCCGCCCTGGGCGATGGCTGGGCCGGTTCCATGATCGCCACCGACCTGCAGGACATCATGTTCGGCACCCCCTACCCCATCCAGGGCGAGATCAACCTGGGCGTGTTGAAGGCCGACGAGGTCAACATCATCGTGCACGGCCACGAGCCTCTCTTGAGCGAGATGATCGTGGTGGCCTCCCAGGATCCGGAGATGCTGGCCTACGCCAAGACCAAGGGCGCCCACGGCATCACCCTGGCCGGCATGTGCTGCACCGCCAACGAGATCCTGGTGCGCCACGGCCTGCCCATCGCGGGTAACTACCTGCAGCAGGAGCTGGCCATCGTCACCGGTGCGGTGGACGCCATGGTGGTGGACGTACAGTGCATCATGGAAAACATCGCCAACGTGGCCGACTGCTACCACACCAAGGTCATCACCACCAACCCCAGGGCCATGATGGAGTCCGGGCATACCGTGCACATCGAGTTCGACGAGCACCACGCCCTGGAAGACGCCAAGCGGATCGTCAAGGAAGCCATCGACAACTTCCCCAACCGGCGCGCCGAGCCCCTGATTCCCAACGTCAAGGAAAAGATGGTGGTGGGTTTCAGCCAGGAGGCCATCAAGTACCACCTGGGCGGCACCTTCCGCGGCTCCTACGTTCCCTTGAACGACAACATCATCAACGGTCGCATCCGGGGCATCGGTGGCGTGGTTGGCTGCAACAACGCCCGCACCTGCCACGACTCGGCTCACCTGACCATCGTCAAGGAGCTCCTGAAGAACGACGTAATCGTGCTGACCACCGGCTGTAACGCCATGGCTTGCGGCAAGGCCGGCCTGCTGACCCCCGAGTCGGCGGCGGTCTACTGCGGTCCAGGCCTGGCCGAGGTCTGCGAGACGGTGGGCATCCCGCCCGTGCTGCACATGGGCTCTTGCGTGGACAACAGCCGCATCCTGATGGCCGCCACCCAGGTGGTCAAGGCCGGCGGCCTGGGCAAGGACATCAGCGACCTGCCCGCGGCCGGTTCCGCCCCCGAGTGGATGAGCGAGAAGGCCATCAGCATCGGTCACTACTTCGTGGCCAGCGGCGTGTACACCATCTTCGGCGTGGGCCTGCCGGTCACCGGCGCGCCGCGCCTCCAGAAGCACCTGTTCGAGGAGTTGGAAGACATCTACGGCGGCATGTGGGACCTGGAAGTGGATCCCTACGAGCACGCCAAGAAGATGATCGCCCATATCGACAAAAAGCGCGCGGCTCTGGGCCTGGACAAGAAGAAGGAGCGCGTGCTTATGGACATGGCCGACCGGCAGAAGCTGGACGCGGCGTAG